In one Candidatus Woesearchaeota archaeon genomic region, the following are encoded:
- a CDS encoding replication factor C large subunit — MTQAWTKKYEPKNSGEIIGQEKAVVSLKHFILNYKNARKKAMILYGPPGCGKTCSVYAVAGEIGLEVIEINASDCRNKDAISSIIGSASKQMSLFARSKLILVDEIDGLSGTKDRGGATAIVDIVNQSSFPIIMTSNNPYDKKFSALRKVSVIVEFDALKYNDIYGYLAKICEKENIVYEEQDLKSLARRAGGDLRGSIVDLQLLSCLDKTFDRKGLEELEGRKQTETMPQALVKVFKTTDPKIAITAFDNVDEDLDTARMWVDYNLGKEYTKSEDLYRAYMALGKADIFNHRIRRWQHWRYLVYVNALMTAGVAVAKDEKYKFTGYKPTSRILKMWMANLRNAKKKAIAEKIAIKTHTSTKRIMQDVLPYLQIILKKDKQFCNNISAELDLDKDEIAWLRK; from the coding sequence ATGACACAAGCATGGACTAAAAAATACGAGCCAAAGAATTCTGGCGAAATAATTGGGCAAGAGAAGGCAGTTGTTAGTCTGAAACATTTTATTTTGAATTATAAAAATGCCCGGAAGAAGGCCATGATTTTATATGGTCCGCCAGGTTGCGGAAAAACTTGCAGTGTTTATGCCGTAGCTGGCGAAATTGGTCTTGAAGTTATTGAGATTAACGCCTCAGATTGCAGAAATAAAGATGCAATTTCTTCAATTATTGGTTCGGCATCTAAGCAAATGAGCCTTTTTGCAAGAAGCAAACTGATATTAGTTGATGAGATAGATGGATTATCTGGTACGAAAGATAGGGGCGGAGCAACTGCAATTGTTGATATTGTAAATCAAAGTTCATTTCCAATTATAATGACTTCTAATAATCCTTATGATAAAAAGTTTTCAGCGCTTAGAAAAGTTTCTGTCATTGTAGAGTTTGATGCTTTGAAATATAATGATATTTATGGATATTTAGCTAAAATTTGTGAAAAAGAAAATATTGTTTATGAAGAACAAGACTTAAAATCTTTGGCGCGCAGAGCTGGTGGAGATTTACGGGGTTCTATCGTTGATTTACAATTGTTAAGTTGTCTGGATAAGACTTTTGATAGAAAAGGGCTGGAAGAACTTGAGGGTAGAAAACAAACTGAAACAATGCCGCAGGCTTTAGTGAAAGTTTTTAAGACTACTGACCCGAAAATTGCAATAACTGCTTTTGATAATGTTGATGAGGATTTAGATACGGCGCGAATGTGGGTTGATTATAATCTTGGTAAAGAATATACTAAATCCGAGGATTTGTATCGCGCGTATATGGCGTTAGGCAAAGCTGATATTTTTAACCATAGAATCCGGAGATGGCAACATTGGAGATACCTTGTTTATGTAAATGCGTTAATGACTGCTGGTGTTGCAGTTGCGAAAGATGAAAAGTATAAATTTACAGGTTATAAACCAACATCCAGAATATTAAAAATGTGGATGGCGAATTTGCGTAATGCAAAAAAAAAGGCAATTGCTGAAAAGATTGCCATAAAAACACATACCTCAACTAAAAGAATTATGCAGGATGTTTTGCCTTATTTACAGATTATTTTGAAAAAAGACAAACAATTTTGTAATAATATTTCTGCAGAGTTAGATTTAGATAAAGATGAGATTGCTTGGTTAAGAAAGTAA
- a CDS encoding valine--tRNA ligase: MELPQRYEPNKEEPKLQKYWEDTQIYRFDPDSNKPIYSIDTPPPTVSGKMHMGHAFSYSQQDFIARYKRMQGYNVLQPFGTDDNGLPTKLLIEKLKSVKANEMDRKSFTKLCLDTLNTELKPRYIEDWKRLGISCDFNIKYSTIDPHCIKISQKSFIDLYKKGRQYKTEAPAMYCPGCQTAISQVELEDKELDSFFNDIVFKIDGKELIISTTRPELLPACVAVFYHPEDKRYQHLNGKTAKVPLFEINVPVLADERADPEKGTGIVMCCTFGDQTDMEWQKAHQLPIKEAIGKDGKLTRLAQKYEGMKIIDARKQIIEDMRNQGLLKSQKSIKHAVNVHDRCGTPIEFIHSKQWFIKYLDLKDQMFNWGNELEWHPEFMKNRYDNWVNGLAWDWCISRQIPFGIPFPLWYCKQCGEIILATEEQLPTDPTEVNPPVDKCPKCKSTKFIPEQDVISTWATSSLTPTIVKELFKGKKVYEELISTPMDLRPQAHDIISFWLFNTVVKSHMHYEMKPWHHCMISGWMLDSKGKKMSKSKGNIIEPYVMIEKYSADALRYMSGSAKLGSDLPFPEKDVISGQKTVNKIFNASKFSITRLEKYQLDRPAKLEVMDRWLLTKLHKVIQTSTDYFDNYAFFKPKADTDRFFWQMLCDNYLEIAKDRLYNPELRGIEEMKSAQFALYHSLLNTLKLYAPFLPHVTEFVYQSYFKQKENIKSIHISKWPEFNKDLIDDKAELAGDIAIDMISAVRKFKAQNNLSMKTELKSVVINCEQAEHESLILSISEDLKSVTKASAITFGKLEKEMIACDNFPIRLNIQK, from the coding sequence ATGGAGTTACCTCAAAGATACGAGCCAAATAAAGAAGAACCTAAATTACAAAAATATTGGGAAGATACGCAAATTTACAGATTTGATCCTGATTCAAACAAACCAATTTATTCTATTGACACCCCACCGCCAACAGTATCCGGAAAAATGCACATGGGCCACGCATTTAGTTATTCTCAACAAGACTTTATTGCAAGATACAAAAGAATGCAGGGATACAATGTTCTGCAACCTTTCGGTACTGATGACAATGGATTACCGACTAAACTTCTTATTGAAAAATTAAAAAGTGTTAAAGCAAATGAAATGGATAGAAAAAGTTTCACAAAACTTTGCCTCGATACATTAAATACCGAACTTAAGCCGCGATACATTGAAGACTGGAAAAGATTAGGTATAAGTTGCGATTTCAACATTAAATATTCGACGATTGACCCTCACTGTATTAAAATATCACAAAAATCTTTCATTGATTTATATAAAAAAGGCAGACAATACAAAACAGAAGCCCCTGCAATGTACTGCCCGGGCTGTCAAACTGCAATTTCCCAGGTTGAACTTGAAGATAAAGAATTAGATTCATTTTTTAATGATATTGTATTCAAAATAGACGGCAAAGAATTAATCATATCTACAACGAGACCTGAATTATTACCTGCGTGTGTCGCAGTATTTTATCACCCGGAAGATAAAAGATATCAGCACCTTAATGGAAAAACTGCAAAAGTTCCATTATTTGAAATCAATGTACCAGTCTTGGCTGACGAACGCGCAGACCCGGAAAAAGGCACTGGTATCGTTATGTGTTGTACATTTGGCGACCAGACCGATATGGAATGGCAAAAAGCCCATCAATTACCTATTAAAGAAGCGATAGGTAAAGATGGAAAATTAACAAGATTAGCCCAGAAATATGAAGGTATGAAAATTATAGATGCCCGTAAGCAAATCATTGAAGATATGAGAAATCAAGGCTTATTAAAATCACAAAAATCGATTAAGCATGCCGTTAACGTACACGACCGATGCGGTACTCCAATTGAATTTATACATTCAAAACAATGGTTTATCAAATATCTCGATTTAAAAGATCAAATGTTTAACTGGGGCAACGAATTAGAATGGCACCCTGAATTTATGAAAAATAGGTATGATAACTGGGTAAACGGCCTAGCTTGGGACTGGTGTATTTCAAGACAAATTCCTTTTGGAATTCCTTTTCCTCTTTGGTATTGTAAACAATGCGGCGAAATAATCCTTGCAACTGAAGAACAATTGCCGACTGATCCAACGGAGGTTAACCCCCCGGTTGATAAATGCCCAAAATGCAAATCAACAAAATTTATCCCTGAACAAGACGTAATCAGCACATGGGCAACTTCTTCGTTAACACCAACAATTGTTAAAGAATTATTCAAAGGCAAAAAAGTATATGAAGAATTAATTAGCACCCCAATGGACTTAAGGCCGCAAGCGCACGATATAATTTCGTTTTGGTTATTTAACACAGTTGTAAAAAGTCATATGCATTATGAAATGAAACCATGGCATCATTGCATGATAAGCGGATGGATGCTGGACTCTAAAGGAAAAAAAATGTCAAAATCAAAAGGCAACATTATTGAACCATATGTTATGATAGAAAAGTATTCAGCTGACGCTTTAAGGTACATGTCCGGCAGTGCAAAGCTAGGTTCAGATCTGCCATTTCCTGAAAAAGATGTAATCTCAGGTCAAAAAACCGTAAACAAAATATTTAACGCGTCAAAGTTCTCAATCACGCGCCTTGAAAAATATCAACTTGATAGGCCTGCAAAATTAGAAGTGATGGATAGATGGTTATTAACAAAACTACACAAAGTAATCCAAACTAGCACAGATTATTTTGACAACTATGCCTTCTTTAAACCTAAAGCAGATACCGACAGATTTTTTTGGCAAATGCTATGCGACAATTATTTAGAAATTGCAAAAGATAGACTTTACAATCCGGAACTAAGAGGCATTGAAGAAATGAAAAGCGCCCAATTTGCGCTGTATCATTCATTGTTAAACACTTTAAAACTTTACGCCCCTTTCTTACCGCACGTTACAGAGTTTGTATATCAATCATACTTCAAACAAAAAGAAAATATTAAAAGTATACATATAAGTAAATGGCCAGAGTTCAATAAAGATTTAATTGATGATAAGGCTGAACTTGCTGGGGACATTGCAATTGATATGATTAGCGCAGTTAGGAAATTCAAAGCGCAAAATAACCTGTCAATGAAAACAGAATTAAAAAGCGTAGTTATTAATTGTGAACAAGCCGAACATGAGTCATTAATTTTAAGCATTTCAGAAGACCTTAAATCAGTAACAAAGGCAAGTGCAATAACTTTCGGCAAACTTGAAAAAGAAATGATTGCATGTGATAATTTTCCAATCAGGCTAAACATCCAAAAATAA
- the cysS gene encoding cysteine--tRNA ligase — MLRFYNTLTRKKEKFESLKEDEVGFYSCGPTVYWYQHIGNLRTYIFNDILKRVLSYENFNVKHVMNVTDVGHLTSDADSGEDKIEKAAIKEGRTAKEIAEYYLAVFKADLEKLNIIFPNIWCKATEHIEEQIKMIKCLSKKGFTYETSDGIYFDTSKFSNYGVLAKLDISGLEAGKRVEMGEKKNKTDFALWKFSEKLGERQQEWEAFGRKGFPGWHIECSAMASKYLGQQFDIHTGGEDHVAVHHTNEIAQSEACYGKKPWVRYWLHGAFLTFKGEKVSKSKGGLFTISELEEQGFKALDYRYLCLNTQYRKQLAFSIEALENAKNTFERLQNIVLELKDKNNLSPIENDISKIKKKYEEEFHNAVEDDLNMPLALSVLWAVLRDKELGFKEKLELVYDFDQVLGLGLDALEADFVPSDIMKLVEEREQARKDKDWAKSDKLRDKIKLKGYIIEDIQDGVKVKRD; from the coding sequence ATGCTTAGATTTTATAATACATTAACAAGGAAAAAGGAAAAGTTTGAATCTTTGAAAGAAGATGAAGTCGGTTTCTACAGTTGCGGTCCAACAGTTTATTGGTATCAGCATATTGGTAATTTACGTACTTATATTTTTAATGATATTTTGAAACGTGTTCTGAGTTATGAAAATTTTAATGTTAAGCATGTAATGAATGTTACTGATGTTGGCCATTTAACTTCGGATGCAGATTCCGGAGAAGATAAAATTGAAAAAGCAGCTATTAAGGAAGGCAGAACTGCAAAAGAGATTGCTGAGTATTATTTGGCAGTTTTCAAAGCGGATTTAGAAAAGTTAAATATTATTTTTCCAAACATATGGTGTAAAGCGACTGAGCATATTGAAGAACAAATTAAAATGATTAAATGTTTATCAAAAAAAGGGTTTACATATGAAACATCCGATGGTATTTATTTTGATACTTCCAAGTTTTCAAATTACGGGGTGTTAGCCAAGCTGGATATTTCAGGTTTAGAAGCAGGTAAGCGTGTTGAAATGGGTGAAAAGAAGAATAAAACTGATTTTGCGTTATGGAAATTTTCTGAAAAATTAGGAGAAAGGCAGCAAGAGTGGGAGGCTTTTGGCAGAAAAGGTTTTCCGGGATGGCATATTGAATGTTCTGCAATGGCCTCTAAGTATTTAGGTCAACAGTTTGATATTCATACAGGGGGAGAAGATCATGTTGCTGTTCACCATACTAATGAAATTGCGCAATCAGAAGCATGTTATGGTAAAAAACCCTGGGTTAGATATTGGCTGCACGGGGCATTTTTAACTTTCAAAGGAGAAAAAGTTAGTAAAAGCAAAGGTGGACTTTTTACAATTTCTGAATTGGAAGAGCAAGGTTTTAAGGCTCTTGATTATAGGTATCTTTGTTTGAATACCCAATACCGAAAACAGCTTGCTTTTTCGATAGAAGCTTTAGAAAATGCAAAAAACACATTTGAAAGGTTACAAAATATTGTCCTTGAGTTGAAAGATAAAAATAATTTAAGCCCCATTGAAAATGATATTAGCAAAATAAAAAAAAAATATGAAGAGGAATTTCATAATGCGGTTGAGGATGATTTAAACATGCCTTTGGCTTTGTCTGTGCTTTGGGCAGTGTTGCGTGATAAAGAATTAGGTTTTAAAGAAAAACTTGAACTAGTTTATGATTTTGATCAAGTTTTGGGGTTAGGTTTGGATGCATTGGAAGCCGATTTTGTGCCTTCTGATATAATGAAACTTGTTGAGGAACGTGAACAAGCTAGAAAAGATAAAGATTGGGCAAAATCGGATAAATTGCGTGATAAAATTAAGTTGAAAGGATATATTATAGAAGATATTCAAGATGGTGTAAAAGTTAAGAGGGATTGA